The sequence AGCGCGGTGCTGTTTTCGAACACCACATTATCATCCGCCATACCGTGGATCAGCAGCATCGGATCGGTGATCTTCACCGAATCCTCAATCGCTGCGGACTTGGCATAGGCTTCCGCATCGTCTTGCGGCGTGCCCATATAACGCTCGGTATAATGCGTGTCATAAAGCGACCAATCGGTCACTGGCGCGCCGGAGATACCCGCCGCATATAGCCCCGGATCAGCCTGCAATTGCTTCAGCGTCATATAGCCGCCGTAGGACCAGCCATAAATCGCCAGCTTGTCAGGATCGACATAATCCAGCGTCTTGAGGAACTCCGCCCCCGCCTTCTGGTCGCGGACCTCGACACCGCCCATAGCGCGGTAGAGCGGCTGTTCGAATTTCACCCCGCGATTGGCCGCGCCGCGATTGTCGAGCTCGAACCAGATGTAACCCATATCGACGATCGCCTGAGGCAATGCGCCTTCCCAGCTCTTTGCGACCACCTGCGGCCCGGGGCCGCTATAATGGCTGAAGAACACGGGATAGCGCTTGCCCGGCTCCATTTCAGGCGTGATCATCGAATAATAGAGGTCGGTTTTGCCATCCTCCGCCTTGATTGTGCCATATGTCGGCATCCGGTGGCTCGCCAAATAGGGCGTATAAGGATGATCGGCGTCGAGCGCGTTTTCCTCAATCCAAGTCAGACGCTCGCCGCCCGCATCGGCGATATAGCTTTGCGGCGGCTGGCTGGATGACGAGCGCGAAAGCAGCAGAGTCTCGCCCGATCCCTTCGCGCCATAGGAATGGCCCGGATCGGTAAGCCGTACGACCTTGGATGGATCGCTGAGAGCAATCTGATAGATATGCGTTTCCAGCACGCCGTCGCGCTTCCCAGCAAAGGTAATCAGCCCTTTGTCCTGATCAACCGAGACGAGGCTGGTCACGCCCCACTCGCCCTTGGTCATCTGCGTCCAGTCACCATCCTTGAAGTGATACAAATGCCCAAACCCGTCGCGCTCTGACCACCAAATCAGACTGCCATCGTCGAGGAACTTATAATCATCGGAGAGGTTTATCCAGTAATCCTCAACCGCAGCATTCTCGGTGAAGAACACCTCGCTTGCGCCCGTTGCCGGATCAACCTTCAGCATATCGAGCACCGTCTGCTCGCGGTTCTGGCGCTGGACATAGACGGTCTTGCCATCGGGCGCCCAATCGACACGGGCGAGATAGATGTCTTTCTCTGCGCCCAGATCAACCTCGACCCGGTTCTCGCCGTCGGGATCCATCAGGAACAATTGCACTTCGGCATTGGGCGTGCCCGCTGCGGGATAGCGCTGTTCGTAAACCTTGGTCCCGGTTGCGCCAATTGCCGCACGAGTGACGATGCCGACCGGCGCTTCATCAAAACGCTCGACCGCGATGCGGTCATCATTCGGCGACCACCAGAAGCCGGTCAGCCGCGCCATTTCTTCCTGAGCCACGAACTCCGCTTCGCCCCAGCGGATCGTTTCGCCTTCCTTGGGGGTGATCGGCGCGGCATCCCCGCCGACTTCACCAGTCCATAGCTGACGGTCGCGGACGAAGGAGACATAGCCGCCTTCGGGGCTGAGCGTGGGGTTGAGCTCGCTCGCCTCTGTATCGGTCAGGCGGGTAACGGTGCCATCCAGCCCGGCAAGATAGAGATCGCCATCTAGCGGCACGAGGACAGACTTGCCATCCGCCGACCATTGGTAAGTAATGATGCCCTTGAGATTGCCGACCCGCGCGCGCTCGCGCTGCATTTTCTCATCTTCGGACAGCTCGCGGCCGGAACCCAGCTTCTCGCTGTCCACCAGCATGGTCCATTCGCCGCTTTCACGGTCATAGCCCCACAGATCGTAGCGATCCTTGTCATCCTCGCGGTTACGCAGCAACGTGAGATAGCGGCCATCAGGCGACAGCTTTGTCGCGCGCGGGCTGGAGCCGTTCAGGCTCGGGCTGGCAAACACCCGCTCGAATGTCAGTACGCCGTTCTCGGCAGTATCCTCGGCGCTCATATGGCCGTCCCTTGCGAGTGCGGGAAAGGCCGCCGAAGCGCAAATGAGCGTGGTGCAGAGCAGAGCTGTTCGAACGAAGCGCATAACAAAGTGATACCCCTATGTTTCTTTATTGCGAGGTTAACGCGCCCACGCTTCAACGCAAGCCTATGGCCGAAAAACCACAGAAAAAGGGCGCCCCGGTCATCCCAGAGCGCCCCTTCAAATTCTCACTTACGGAGGATTTACGCCTTAGGCGCGTTGTCGCGGCGTTCCGCGATGCGGGCACGCTTACCTGTGCGACCGCGCAGGTAGTAAAGTTTCGCACGACGCACGACACCGCGACGGATCACGGTAATCTTGTCGAGGTTAGGCGAATACAGCGGGAACACACGTTCCACGCCTTCGCCGAAGCTCATTTTACGTACGGTGAAGTTGCTGCCCATGCCGCGGTTCGACCGGGCAATCACAACGCCTTCAAAATTCTGGACACGTTCACGTGTGCCTTCGACAACACGCACACCAATACGGACGGTATCGCCAGCCTGGAATTCGGGAATGTCTTTCCCGTCACTAAGAGCACCGATTGCTTCGGCCTCGAGAGTCTGGAGCAGGTTCATTTACCTGGTTTCCTATTTTCATGCCGCTCGCCAGAGGCAGACTGGTCCCGAACACCGATATGGCGTTCCCAAAGGTCCGGTCTGCGTAACCGTGTATGATCTTCCGACATGGCTTTACGCCATGCGGCGATCTTCGCATGATCCCCCGATCGCAGCACTTCAGGGATCATACGCCCGTCCCATTCCTGGGGCCGGGTGTATTGAGGATATTCAAGGAGCCCTTCTTCGAAGCTCTCCTCGGTACCACTCGAAGCCGCGCCCATTACGCCGGGAAGCAGGCGAATGCAAGCGTCGAGAATCATCAAAGCAGCAGGCTCTCCGCCCGACAGAACAATGTCCCCGACAGAGACTTCCTCAATGTCGCGCGCTTCGAAGATCCGCTCGTCAAATCCCTCGAACCGGCCGCATAGGATTGTGACCCCCGGCCCCGCAACGATTTCGCGGATGCGCTCCTGCGTTATGGGCTTTCCGCGCGGCGTCATGGCGAGGATCGGCGCCTTTGGCTGAACACGCTTCGCATGATCGACGGCTGCGGCGAGAACATCCACCTTCAGCACCATCCCCGCGCCTCCGCCCGCAGGCGTGCCATCGACATTGCTATGCTTGTCCGTCGCAAAATCGCGGATCTGGACCGTATCAAGCGACCACTTCTGCTCCTCAAGCGCCCGCCCCGCGAGCGACAGGCGCAAAGGCCCGGGAAACATCTCGGGATAAAGAGTGAGGATTGTGGCAGCGAAGGTCATCGCGAGTCTCGATTGTTAAGAGTTTGCTTTTTTTGCAGTTCCACAAGAAGCAAAAGAGAGGCCACAAAGCTCAGCATTATAGCTGTGATATACAAATATCGTCCTTGGTGAGATACAAGAAACGCTCCGTAGAACGCGTCAGCGATCTTATCGCCGCGAACGAGCCCTTCAGCAAAGAAGATAGCAATAAACAGCCCTAAACCACTCAATGCAGAAATAATGACGGTCAGAACCTTAGGCAGAAAGTTGGCAATGCGGCCTAAGATGTAAGTGCTTCCGAGTGATACCAGAACGCAGGATACTAAAAAGATTAGCGGCCCAAGGGCTAGCTCAAGTGAACCCTCAATCGGAAATTGATCCTCGGGAGCATAGGCGGTCATATTCACTGTCTCTAATCCCATACAACGCCACTTTTGACCTCAGTACTGACACTCAACTCAAACACATCAGGCCGCGAAAAATGCCCGTCTGTATCGAGCGAAGCCAAACCGTTATCGATCTCGGACAAGTCCAGCTCTGCGTGTAGCATTTCCTCGCCCTCACCCGCCTGCGCCAACACTCGGCTGTCCGGTGCGATAATCTGGCTGCCGCCCTTGTTCAGCGCCTCGTCCGGGATTTCGTGGATCAGCGCTTCGGCCTCAGCATTCCCGCCAAGTGACGCCAGTCCGTCGAGCAAATCCTGCCGGTGCTGCACCAGCCCTGCGGCCAGCACGAAGCAGCGCCCCTCGAACGCATAGTGCCACGAGGCGATGGAATACGTCTCGCGCACAGTCGGCCATGCGGCGATATGCACCGCCTCGCCCAGATTATGCATCGCCGCGCGGGCGAGCGGCATCCAGTGTTCCCAGCAAATCAGATTGCCGACATTACCATAGGGCGACTGGTGCACGCCCAGCGTGGAGCCATCGCCGCGTGTCCAGATCAGCCGCTCGCCATGCGTTGGCACCAGCTTGCGGTGCGGCAGCGGAGCCTCGCCCGGACGCAGCAGCAGTTGATTGTTGCACAGGCTCTGCCGCACCCGCTCATGCGCGCCGATAGAGATCATCGCATCATGGCGGTCGCAGAGCTCCTGCAAGGGCAGCAGACGCTCGTCACCCGCGACTATCGCCTGCTCCAACATAATCCGGTGGAGCGCCTTGCTGCCCGGATGATCCCACAAAGCCGCGCCGGGCGCTTCATCGAGCCACAGCGGATAACCTCCGAGGAAAGTCTCGCCAAATGCGACGAGTTTAGCGCCATGTTCCATCGCCTCGCCCGCCAGCTTTGCAGCCTTGGCGATCCCCGCTTCAAAGTTCAGCGGGATCGGCGCAGCTTGGCAAATGGCGACGGGCAGTGTGGTCATTCGAAGGCTGTCGCATGAAATTCGGTCAAATTGTCGAGCTTACGCGTGCCCCAATATGCCACTGGCCAGCCAACCATTAGAATGGGGCCGATGATCGCTGCGGCGAGTCCGATGATCAAACCGGTGTCGAAAGCACCGCCGCTAAAGCCGCTCAGTGCAAACACGCCTGCGGGAAGCGCTGTGCCCATTACGGCGGCGCAGGCAATTCTTGTTGAGCGAGCAGCAGACGAAAACCAGATTCTGAGAGCGAGAACTGCGCCTAAAGTCGTCATGGCTAAGACAACGGCAAAGGCAAACAAATAATAGAAAACTAACAACATGCCGTCAGATATCGGCGAAATCCGCATTTATCACAAGGCGCTTCTCGTCCCACTCTGGAACCGCTGTCACATTCATCGGGACCATGAACTTCTTACCATCAGGCCGCTGGATTTCGATCACATCACCCGCGCCGAAGTTCTCTACCTCGACGATTGTGCCTACGGCTTCGCCGCCATCGGTTACGACAGGCAGGCCTAGCAAGTCTGCGTGGTAATATTCGCCCTCGCCCAATTCGGGCAGCTGTGATGGGGCGATTGTCAGGACAGTGCTGCGCATTTTTTCAGCAGCGTTGCGGTCCTGTATTTCCGCGAAGCGAACGACAGCGCCGCCTTTATTGTCATCGCGGATCTTTTTCAGCGTATACGCGCCCTCGTTGAAGGTCTTGTAACGCTTCAATTCTGCCCAGCCTTCGCCGAACAGTTTTAAACGGACTTCGCCCGTCACACCATGCGCGCCGATTACAGCGGCGAGTGTGACGGGCTTGTCTTGTGCCAAAGGACTTAGCCTTCAGCCTTGTCGTCGGCAGGCGCTTCTTCAGCGGCTGGGGCTTCTTCAGCTTTTGCTTCTTCGGCCGGAGCTTCTTCAGCCTTAGCTTCTTCCGCTGGCGCTTCAGTCGCTGCTTCTTCAGCCGGAGCTTCGGTCGCTACTTCTTCTACAGGCGCTTCTTCAACCGGCGCAGGAGCTGCAGCAGCTTCCTTGGCAGCTTCTTCAGCTGCAGCGGCCTTTTCAGCCTTCTCTTCAGCGCGTTCCGTGGCTTTCTCGCCAGGCTTTGCCTTGTTCGGGTTGTTGCGCGGCTCGCGCTTCAGGATACCGGCAGCATCGAGGAAACGCAGAACGCGGTCCGAAGGCTGGGCGCCAACGCCGAGCCAGTAACGGATGCGATCTTCGTTTAGCTTTACGCGGCCTTCATCATCCTTAGCGAGCAGCGGGTTGTACATGCCAACCTGCTCGAGATACTTGCCGTCACGCGCGCGGCGGCTGTCAGCTGCCACGATACGATAGTAAGGACGCTTCTTGGCGCCGCCACGGGACAAACGCAGTGCAATTGCCATATTAAATTACCTTCCGAGTATAAATAGTTGAAATCATTTCTTATCTAGTAAATTTTGCAAATCCGGCGGGATATCGCCGCCAAGACCGCCCATGCCGCCACCGCCGGGTCCGCCGAGACCGGGCATGCCGCCGCCCATTCCGCCTTTTCCGAACATGGAAGCGAGGCCCTTCAGGCCGCCCATCTTCTTAATCTGCTTCATCGCGCGAGACATTTCCTGATGCATTTTCAGCAGCCGGTTTACATC comes from Altererythrobacter sp. ZODW24 and encodes:
- a CDS encoding DPP IV N-terminal domain-containing protein, encoding MSAEDTAENGVLTFERVFASPSLNGSSPRATKLSPDGRYLTLLRNREDDKDRYDLWGYDRESGEWTMLVDSEKLGSGRELSEDEKMQRERARVGNLKGIITYQWSADGKSVLVPLDGDLYLAGLDGTVTRLTDTEASELNPTLSPEGGYVSFVRDRQLWTGEVGGDAAPITPKEGETIRWGEAEFVAQEEMARLTGFWWSPNDDRIAVERFDEAPVGIVTRAAIGATGTKVYEQRYPAAGTPNAEVQLFLMDPDGENRVEVDLGAEKDIYLARVDWAPDGKTVYVQRQNREQTVLDMLKVDPATGASEVFFTENAAVEDYWINLSDDYKFLDDGSLIWWSERDGFGHLYHFKDGDWTQMTKGEWGVTSLVSVDQDKGLITFAGKRDGVLETHIYQIALSDPSKVVRLTDPGHSYGAKGSGETLLLSRSSSSQPPQSYIADAGGERLTWIEENALDADHPYTPYLASHRMPTYGTIKAEDGKTDLYYSMITPEMEPGKRYPVFFSHYSGPGPQVVAKSWEGALPQAIVDMGYIWFELDNRGAANRGVKFEQPLYRAMGGVEVRDQKAGAEFLKTLDYVDPDKLAIYGWSYGGYMTLKQLQADPGLYAAGISGAPVTDWSLYDTHYTERYMGTPQDDAEAYAKSAAIEDSVKITDPMLLIHGMADDNVVFENSTALIAKMQGEAVPFEMMLYPGYTHRVAGEKISPHMWNTIFDFLQDNGVTPPE
- the rplS gene encoding 50S ribosomal protein L19, with translation MNLLQTLEAEAIGALSDGKDIPEFQAGDTVRIGVRVVEGTRERVQNFEGVVIARSNRGMGSNFTVRKMSFGEGVERVFPLYSPNLDKITVIRRGVVRRAKLYYLRGRTGKRARIAERRDNAPKA
- the trmD gene encoding tRNA (guanosine(37)-N1)-methyltransferase TrmD produces the protein MTFAATILTLYPEMFPGPLRLSLAGRALEEQKWSLDTVQIRDFATDKHSNVDGTPAGGGAGMVLKVDVLAAAVDHAKRVQPKAPILAMTPRGKPITQERIREIVAGPGVTILCGRFEGFDERIFEARDIEEVSVGDIVLSGGEPAALMILDACIRLLPGVMGAASSGTEESFEEGLLEYPQYTRPQEWDGRMIPEVLRSGDHAKIAAWRKAMSEDHTRLRRPDLWERHIGVRDQSASGERHENRKPGK
- a CDS encoding carbon-nitrogen hydrolase family protein, translated to MTTLPVAICQAAPIPLNFEAGIAKAAKLAGEAMEHGAKLVAFGETFLGGYPLWLDEAPGAALWDHPGSKALHRIMLEQAIVAGDERLLPLQELCDRHDAMISIGAHERVRQSLCNNQLLLRPGEAPLPHRKLVPTHGERLIWTRGDGSTLGVHQSPYGNVGNLICWEHWMPLARAAMHNLGEAVHIAAWPTVRETYSIASWHYAFEGRCFVLAAGLVQHRQDLLDGLASLGGNAEAEALIHEIPDEALNKGGSQIIAPDSRVLAQAGEGEEMLHAELDLSEIDNGLASLDTDGHFSRPDVFELSVSTEVKSGVVWD
- the rimM gene encoding ribosome maturation factor RimM (Essential for efficient processing of 16S rRNA); translated protein: MAQDKPVTLAAVIGAHGVTGEVRLKLFGEGWAELKRYKTFNEGAYTLKKIRDDNKGGAVVRFAEIQDRNAAEKMRSTVLTIAPSQLPELGEGEYYHADLLGLPVVTDGGEAVGTIVEVENFGAGDVIEIQRPDGKKFMVPMNVTAVPEWDEKRLVINADFADI
- the rpsP gene encoding 30S ribosomal protein S16, whose product is MAIALRLSRGGAKKRPYYRIVAADSRRARDGKYLEQVGMYNPLLAKDDEGRVKLNEDRIRYWLGVGAQPSDRVLRFLDAAGILKREPRNNPNKAKPGEKATERAEEKAEKAAAAEEAAKEAAAAPAPVEEAPVEEVATEAPAEEAATEAPAEEAKAEEAPAEEAKAEEAPAAEEAPADDKAEG